The Sulfurimonas sp. genome includes the window TGGAACTTTAGTGAGTTTAGCTGCTGGTAATGGACAACGAGATAGTGTTACTTTTGGACATCCCTCAGGCACTTTAAAAGTAGGTGCAGTCATAAATAAAATTGATGAAAAATTTGAAATTGAAAAAGTAAGCATGAGTAGAAGTGCAAGAATAATTATGGAAGGTAATGTTCATGTTCCAGCGGATACGATGAACTAAACAACTACTCTTGCTTTTGTTTGATTTTCTTAGAATTTTTGTGCTAAAATTATAATTATAAAAATAGTTAGGAATTTTCATGGATAATCAAACAAATTTAAAAAAACTAAGCCAAAAAGTAACAGATATTTTACGAAACTATAACTCATTAAAAGAAGAAAATCAGCTAATGAGAAATGAGCTTATAACACTCAAAGCAGAAAATGAAGTTAAAAATACTCAGATACAAAATCTAAGAGATGAAACTCTTATGAAAGATTTAGAAATCGAAGAAATAGTTGAACAAATAGAAAGTATGTTAGGCTAAAGCAAATGAGTAAAAAGATAGTCTTACATGTGAATGGTCGTCGTTTTGATGTTGATGTTGAAGATGATTTTGCACCGTTTTTAGAAGAAGAAATGTCAAAAGATTTTAATGTAGATGGAAATAACGATTTAAAAAGAATGCTTCATGCGTATGTTAAAAAAACACATGAACTTTTCATTCAAGAAAAAGAAATACAAAGAATTTATACTAATATAAGTTAAAAGTGATATAATTTCGTTCTCTTAAATAGAGACGGTGTGCGCTCGTAGCTCAGCTGGATAGAGCACTGGTTTGCGGTACCAGAGGTCACAGGTTCGACTCCTGTCGGGCGCACCATTTATTAACTACAAATATCGCGGAATAGAGCAGTTCGGTAGCTCGTCGGGCTCATAACCCGAAGGTCGCAAGTTCAAATCTTGCTTCCGCAACCAAAATTAAACAAATTTAACTACACCTTTAGAACCGCTAAACTCACCAATTTAAGCAGTGAGTGCAATTTACACCTAACCTTTTTTAAGCATTAAATAACTTGAAAAAAGACTTTAATGGAATTAATCTGTTCTTTTATCCTCAAGCCCACCCGCAAACAAAGTGTTACTGCTGTGACTTCTTTGAGTTTTTTCTTTGTCTTTTTTGTTTCTCGTTTGAGTTTACGCTTCAAGTTCATCTATAAAGTTCATCCATAAAGTTTGCTACGCTATAGGCATAAGCATTGCGTTCTTTAATCCTGTCTAGTAAAGGTTTGTTATGTGCATAAGTAGTATGAAAAGAACATTCTAACTCTTCATACAAATTATACTACCCCAAGAAAATCAAACAACTATTTCTAAAGTTTAATTCTTAAAAGAGTAAAATTAAACAATAAAAATAGAAGGTAATCTTATGAGTCGAAAAAGAACAACATATACAGCAGAATTCAAGACAAAGTTAGTTTTAGAAGTTTTAAAAGAAGATAAGACACTAAATGAAATAGCAAGTGTAAATAATATCACACCAAAAAACTTACAAAATTGGAAGAAGATATTCTTGGAAAATGCAGAAGTTGCGATGGAACCTGCAAAAGTAATTAAAGAGTACAAAGAAGAGAATGTAAGATTACAAGCTAAACTTGATGAATATGCAAAGGTTGTAGGTCAACTAACAGTAGAGAAGGACTGGGCGGTGGGAAAGTTAAGCAGCTTGGACTCTAGCTATAAAAAGGAGTTGATTGATAGAGATGAAAATAAGGCATTATCAGTTGTAAAACAATGTAATCTTATTAACTATAACAGAAGTAATTTGTTCTATGCACCAATGGTAAATCTTGCTAAAAATGTAATTAAAAAACATATAGAAAAAGTATTTGAAGAGATACCAAGCTATGGCTATATGAAAGTGTATCATCAACTACTAGAGGATGGTTTTCGTGTCAGTCCCAACACAGTGCTGGCATACCGTAGAGAGTTAGGTTTACAGGCTGTTTTAGCTGTAAGACCACCAAATACAAGCTGGGCGGACAAGCAACATCATAAATACTCTTACAAAATAAGAGGATTAGATATCGTAAGAGCAAACCAAGTATGGTCAACAGATATAACCTATATTAAAATTAAAGGTGGTATGGTCTATATGGCTGCCATAATTGATTGGTATTCTAAAGCAATATTATCTTGGCGAATATCCAACACAATGGATACAGATTTAGTCATAGGTGTACTAGATGAAGCACTCGCACTCTATGGTAAGCCTGAAATATTTAATACTGATCAAGGATCACAATATACAAGCTGTATCCACACTCAAACATTAAAAGATAATGACATAATTATCTCTATGGATGGCAAAGGTAGAGCAACAGATAATATTTGTATTGAGAGGTTCTGGAGAAGTGCTAAAGTTGAAAAAATATACCTCAATGAATATGAGAGAGTATCAGTTCTCAAAAGTGATGTTAAGGATTATATAGAATTTTATAATCACAGAAGATTTCATGAGACATTGAAATATAAAAAACCTATGAATGTTTATTATGATAGTTTAAAAATCAATGATGAGAATTACACTAAATCTAGTGAAAATGTAGCATAGGGTAACAGGTATTTAGGGAATTAGATTTTTGAAAAAGTTGTCTTGACATATTGGGGTAGTATAAATCTTCTATTTCACTGGAGTGGTAACCTTATGGTTAGAATAGTCACCTCTATTTATAACTTTATACTCGGTAGTTTTAATAGCATCTGTAACATATAAATAAGCATCGGTTTTTGTGACAATTTTATCTTGAGTATAGTCACTAGTATTTGTTTGATAATAGTCTTTAAGAACTCTAAAGTCTCTTGCTCCTCTTAGTGCTCTTAAAAAGGTTAAGTTTCTATATGGAGGGAGTGCTGACATAAACTTAATTTATACTTTTGGATACTCTAGCATCTATTCTATTCCACCTGTGTATGGGTTTGGAACTAGAGTTTTTTGGAGTTTGTAGGCTTTTTTTAGTTCTTCGTTTGTCAACTTCCATTTTGTTTTTAAGTAGGAGAGTAACTTTTTCTTTTTTTCAGGCTTTATGCTTAACAATCCAATCATATAAGCTCCCCCTTTTATATTTTTATCTTGTTTATGGTATAAATTTCCCAAGTTTTTAATACTGCTATAATTTTTTAATTCTACGCCTTTTTTATACCATTTAATTGCATTTTGAATATCTTTTTGTTCTTTATACAATATACCTAGATTTACACAAGCATCAGAATCCCCCATATCGTAGGATTTTTCATACCATTTTATAGCATTTGGATAATCTTTATATACTTTTTTGTATAATAAACCTAAGTTCACCCCCCCCCATCTGCATTGCCCATCTCAAAAGATTTTTTATACCATTTGATAGCGTTTTTATAATCTTTTGAGTTTTTGTAAGCTAGTCCAAGATTAAACGCAGCATCCTTCTTAGGATTGTATTCAAAAGATTCTTTGAAGAGTTTAGCAGACTCTTTATATTTTCCTTGTTCGCTTAACCTGTGTGCCTTATTATAAAGACTATCCGCTTTCTCACTAGCCTTAGGGTCAACATACTTAATCGAAAGAGGTTCTATCGCATAAGCACTTTGTCCTATAAACAGAGATGCTAAAAACAGTAATTTTAATAGTTTGTATTTCATCTTAACTCATTTGAATATTTAGTATTTTACAATCATCTTTAGTTAAAGGTAAAGATTTTATATCTATAATCTTTAACGCACCGCCTGTCGCTCTAGCTAGATACTTACCTGCATCATCATAGTAATAGACAACATCATATTTTAGACTAATCGCATCACTATGAAGTAATAACTTGGTATCTTTTTTAGGATACTCTTGTATAACCGAACTGTCACTTATATCAAGATGGCTTAAAAGGTCTATATACTCTTTAGCATTTTTCAGTTCATGTTGTGAGATATCTATCTCTATCTCTTTATCATCTTCAAGAAGTACAATGCGTTTTATATCTTTATAAAAATCTTTAGAGATAGAGACATAACTACATACAGCATAAGTTGCTTTACTTGATTTGTATTGTTTTGAACGCCCAGATTTTTCAATATTCACCCCTTTTAGAGTGGCATAAAAAGAACTTAGCTCATAACTAAACGCAGCGTTTAACTCTTTTTTATGAGTACTGTAGTTTGCATAGATAAAGTCTCTCATATCTTTAGGTTTTTGCATAAAAGGAATTTCTTTAATACTTTTAGAATTATCTTTATAAAGATACTCTTTAGTATCACTACTTAAACTCTCTAAGATATAAGGTTTACGCCCATTTTGGTAAAAGAGAGATTTCTCTATCATAACTTCGACATTAGTATCAATAATATAGCTTGATATCGACATCCAAATAAGCTCAATAGCTATACCTATAATCAAGATTTCTCCTATACCTGAGGCAAAGAGC containing:
- a CDS encoding IS3 family transposase; amino-acid sequence: MSRKRTTYTAEFKTKLVLEVLKEDKTLNEIASVNNITPKNLQNWKKIFLENAEVAMEPAKVIKEYKEENVRLQAKLDEYAKVVGQLTVEKDWAVGKLSSLDSSYKKELIDRDENKALSVVKQCNLINYNRSNLFYAPMVNLAKNVIKKHIEKVFEEIPSYGYMKVYHQLLEDGFRVSPNTVLAYRRELGLQAVLAVRPPNTSWADKQHHKYSYKIRGLDIVRANQVWSTDITYIKIKGGMVYMAAIIDWYSKAILSWRISNTMDTDLVIGVLDEALALYGKPEIFNTDQGSQYTSCIHTQTLKDNDIIISMDGKGRATDNICIERFWRSAKVEKIYLNEYERVSVLKSDVKDYIEFYNHRRFHETLKYKKPMNVYYDSLKINDENYTKSSENVA
- a CDS encoding tetratricopeptide repeat protein; this translates as MKYKLLKLLFLASLFIGQSAYAIEPLSIKYVDPKASEKADSLYNKAHRLSEQGKYKESAKLFKESFEYNPKKDAAFNLGLAYKNSKDYKNAIKWYKKSFEMGNADGGG